The genomic stretch GGAGCGAGCGGGGTGACGCAGGCTTTTGATCCACATTTTGCCAGGGAGCGAACGAAGTCGTTCGAAAGACGCGAAGCGTCTTTCGTGATGACGAGACGGCGAAGCCGTCTCGAACCATGAGCGACCGCAGCAAAAGGTGGTCTAGGACCGCCAGTACGCCGGCGTCAGGAGCACGAGGACGGGCAGGATCTCGAGCCGGCCGATCCACATCAGGAAGGTCATAAACAGCTTCGAGGTGGTCGGGAAATCGAGGTAGCTGTTCATCGGGCCGACGCTCCCGAAACCCGGGCCGACGTTGCCGAGCGTGGCGGCGACGGCGCTCATCGCCTCGAAGGCCGTGACCCGATAACCCACCCGCCAGGCGTCGGTGGCGACGACGAGCGTGGCGACGACGAAGAAGACGAGATAGAGCAACGTGAAGGCGTAGATCCCCCGGACGGCACGGTCGTCGATCACCCGCCCCCCGAGGCGAACGGGCGAGACGGCCTCGGGGTGGACGGTGGAGAAGAGTTCACTGCGGAGGGATCTGAGGATCACCATCCACCGGATCACCTTGACCGAGCCGCCGGTCGAGCCCGCCGAGCCGCCGATGAACATCGCGAAGAGCAGGAGGTACTGGGCGGGGTCGCTCCAGGTGTTGAAGTCCATGTTGGCGTAGCCCGTCGTGGTCACGATAGAGACCACGTTGAAGAGGGCGTGGCGAACCGAGTCCTCGAGTTGGCCCGCGATCGGCGGGATACCGCGCTGGACGGTCTCGATACCGGTCCCGACGAACAGCAGCCCCGCGACGACGGCGGTCAGCACACCGATGACACCCAGATAGGACCGGAACTCGGCGTCCCGCGTCAGTCGTCGCGGTTCGCCGTCGAGAACGTGCCAGACCAGCGCGAAGTTCGTCCCCGCCGCGGCCATGAAGGGGATGACCACCCACTGGACGGCGCTCGAAAACGCCTCGATCGAGCGAGCCTCGGGCGAGAACCCACCCGTGGGCATCGTGGTGAGGCCGTGGGCGACCGCGTTGTAGAGGTCCATGTTCGGCGCGAGGCCGGCGAGGTGGAGGCCGTAGAGGAGCACCATTTCGAGCACCGTCAGGCCGAGGTAGGCCAGCCAGAGCACCCGCGCGGTCTCGGCGATCCGTGGGGTGAGTTTCTGGATCCCCGGGCCCGGCGCTTCGGCGTCCATCAGCTGTGCGCCGCCCACCGAGAGTTCGGGGAGGATCGCGACCGCGAGCACGACGATCCCCATCCCGCCGAGCCACTGGGTGAGCTGTCGCCAGAGCAGGACGGCGTGGGAGTGGCGCTCGAAGGATATCTCGCCGACGACGGTCGCCCCCGTCGTAGTAAACCCGCTCATCGACTCGAACAGCGCGTTCGTCGGGTGGGCGAGCGTCGACTCCGTCCCGCCGAAGCCAGCGATGAGGTAGGGTATCGCGCCCACGATCCCGACCGCGAACCACGTC from Halococcus hamelinensis 100A6 encodes the following:
- a CDS encoding TrkH family potassium uptake protein, with the protein product MTRASRLRVDWRASVGLVGTVVKYLSVTLAIPLAVALYYGRDVVTFAVAIVLVAGIGFALERVDPDPDLSAREGFLMVALTWFAVGIVGAIPYLIAGFGGTESTLAHPTNALFESMSGFTTTGATVVGEISFERHSHAVLLWRQLTQWLGGMGIVVLAVAILPELSVGGAQLMDAEAPGPGIQKLTPRIAETARVLWLAYLGLTVLEMVLLYGLHLAGLAPNMDLYNAVAHGLTTMPTGGFSPEARSIEAFSSAVQWVVIPFMAAAGTNFALVWHVLDGEPRRLTRDAEFRSYLGVIGVLTAVVAGLLFVGTGIETVQRGIPPIAGQLEDSVRHALFNVVSIVTTTGYANMDFNTWSDPAQYLLLFAMFIGGSAGSTGGSVKVIRWMVILRSLRSELFSTVHPEAVSPVRLGGRVIDDRAVRGIYAFTLLYLVFFVVATLVVATDAWRVGYRVTAFEAMSAVAATLGNVGPGFGSVGPMNSYLDFPTTSKLFMTFLMWIGRLEILPVLVLLTPAYWRS